A genomic window from Gossypium hirsutum isolate 1008001.06 chromosome D12, Gossypium_hirsutum_v2.1, whole genome shotgun sequence includes:
- the LOC107946518 gene encoding putative disease resistance protein RGA3 yields MAEIASIFVSPIVSKLTETVATLINEEFAAIKGSKKELEKLSSNLITIAAVLEDAEKKQMDAACGRSLKVWLSKLKDIAFDVEDILDTFATEAHLSKVRRIPFRIRMAPEIKQILTKFDLIAEEKSNFGLSVSTDAARSDSQSQNHFPLTNSFVDTTDVLGRDSDKDKLIDQMLSNESDSREGDVSVIPITGMGGLGKTTLAQLIFNNERVKEHFEYRMWVCVTIDFNLQRILRGIIEFHTQMEVSNNLSMDSLLARFKDILAGKDFLLVLDDVWVDNYQDWEPLGNILKLGGKGTRVLVTSRSTKVSDIMATQTPYTLQDLPQQECWSLFKKIAFKDNKNMSSELESIGREIVGKCNGLPLAVKAMGGLLRGNVDVDKWKGILRDSIWELEDEKSLNKPKILPALKLSYDHLPSYLKQCYSYCSIFPKAYVFDRKELVKLWMAQAFIQPRGQKSAEETGREYFDELLTRSFFQTLDIDNKERYRMHDLIHELAVSVSSPQCCQVMDHKSCVFSQQCRHVSLLCQDLESPTCKQVFKTCNKLRTLLLPSEYLKSLGGQTLDQMFRSLKYIRALDLSSSLLTELPDSVGELKLLRYLDLSRTEIKKLPNSVCKLRNLQTLKLLGCLWLFELPKDLGKMVNLIYLELDDMFWFKCRELPPRMGNLTRLQNLHAFRVLSSTPGRGIGELKDMADLTGKLHISNLENAVNAAEAKLNQKESLQMLLLEWTNKDFNQEDEVRAERDLNHLQPHSNLKGLALHHFKGSNFPSWMTSGLLQNLRTLTLSHCIKCTTISVGQLPRLRELCIKGMLELEEWPEDQCPTLNRLQISTCPKLRKVPNLMLNLTVLKIKKCDSLKALPMAPYLMFLILTDNLVLEDWHEGMLTAVDEQRNPVGQPRPSLIGVLELKLQNCPDIQALPRIFFPQKLEIRGCVQVTALPVSQRLQHLALEMCSSDALLREIPSTNSLYSLVISKISNLTCFPKLPHLPGLKSLYISECEDLSSLSEEEGSLKSLSSLQLLSIRGCPKLEALPDVGLPTALEGLMIGSCSSLSSLGSKQTLKSLHSLTDMYLEDCPLIQSFPEDGLPSSLKHLEIRGCPLLTEQCQEEGEERPKISHVTDLEIGSI; encoded by the coding sequence ATGGCTGAGATAGCTTCTATTTTTGTTAGTCCTATCGTGTCCAAGCTCACTGAAACTGTTGCAACCTTGATCAACGAAGAATTTGCTGCAATCAAGGGTTCTAAGAAGGAGCTGGAAAAGCTTTCAAGCAATCTAATCACCATTGCAGCTGTGCTTGAGGATGCAGAGAAGAAGCAGATGGATGCAGCCTGTGGTCGATCTTTGAAGGTGTGGCTCTCAAAGCTCAAAGATATTGCTTTTGATGTAGAGGACATATTAGACACTTTTGCAACGGAAGCTCACCTCTCCAAGGTACGCAGAATCCCATTTCGAATCCGTATGGCACctgaaatcaaacaaattttaacaaaatttgacTTGATTGCTGAAGAGAAGAGCAATTTCGGTCTCAGTGTAAGTACTGATGCTGCAAGGTCTGATTCCCAAAGTCAAAACCACTTTCCACTCACCAATTCCTTCGTAGACACAACCGATGTGTTAGGTAGGGATTCTGATAAAGATAAACTAATAGATCAGATGCTATCAAATGAAAGTGATAGTAGGGAAGGTGATGTTTCTGTCATTCCCATCACTGGGATGGGAGGCCTAGGCAAAACAACTCTTGCTCAACTCATCTTCAATAATGAACGAGTTAAGGAGCACTTTGAGTACAGGATGTGGGTCTGTGTCACTATTGATTTCAATCTCCAAAGGATACTCAGGGGAATCATAGAATTTCACACTCAAATGGAGGTCTCTAATAACTTATCCATGGACAGCCTACTGGCACGCTTTAAAGACATCTTAGCTGGGAAAGACTTTCTGCTGGTTTTAGATGATGTTTGGGTTGACAATTACCAAGATTGGGAGCCACTTGGAAACATTTTGAAGCTAGGAGGTAAGGGCACTAGAGTTTTAGTCACTTCTCGATCCACCAAAGTGTCTGACATTATGGCGACCCAAACTCCCTATACCTTACAAGATCTGCCCCAGCAGGAATGTTGGTCCTTGTTCAAAAAAATTGCTTTCAAAGACAATAAGAACATGTCGAGCGAATTGGAAAGCATCGGTAGGGAAATTGTAGGCAAGTGCAACGGCTTGCCTTTGGCGGTGAAGGCAATGGGGGGTCTCCTGCGTGGTAATGTTGATGTAGACAAATGGAAAGGAATCTTGAGAGACAGCATATGGGAGCTAGAAGACGAGAAAAGCCTCAATAAGCCCAAAATTTTGCCAGCCTTGAAATTGAGTTATGACCACCTGCCTTCCTATTTAAAACAGTGTTATTCGTATTGCTCTATATTTCCAAAGGCCTATGTTTTTGATAGGAAGGAGCTGGTCAAGCTTTGGATGGCTCAAGCATTTATTCAACCTAGAGGGCAAAAAAGTGCAGAGGAGACTGGACGTGAATACTTTGATGAGTTGTTAACCAGGTCCTTCTTCCAAACTCTAGACATTGATAACAAAGAGAGATATAGAATGCACGATCTTATCCATGAGTTGGCAGTATCAGTTTCAAGTCCCCAGTGCTGCCAAGTGATGGACCACAAGTCGTGTGTTTTCTCTCAACAATGTCGTCATGTCTCATTGCTCTGTCAGGATTTAGAGAGTCCTACCTGCAAGCAGGTTTTTAAGACGTGTAATAAGCTGCGCACACTCCTGCTGCCTAGCGAGTACTTGAAAAGCTTAGGAGGGCAAACTCTGGACCAGATGTTTCGTTCTCTAAAATACATTCGTGCCTTGGATCTAAGTTCGAGCTTGCTCACGGAATTACCAGACTCTGTTGGAGAGTTGAAGCTATTACGCTACTTGGATCTCTCTAGGACAGAGATCAAAAAGCTTCCCAACTCAGTATGTAAGCTCCGGAATTTGCAGACACTTAAGCTTCTAGGGTGCCTTTGGCTTTTTGAATTGCCCAAGGACCTTGGTAAAATGGTTAACCTGATTTATCTTGAGCtagatgacatgttttggttcAAGTGTAGGGAGCTGCCACCAAGGATGGGAAACTTAACCAGGCTACAGAATTTGCATGCATTTCGAGTACTCAGCAGTACACCGGGACGTGGCATTGGAGAACTGAAGGACATGGCGGATCTTACAGGAAAGCTGCATATCTCCAACCTGGAGAATGCAGTGAATGCAGCTGAGGCAAAGCTAAACCAGAAGGAGAGCCTTCAGATGCTGCTGTTAGAATGGACTAACAAAGACTTCAACCAAGAAGATGAAGTCAGAGCAGAGAGGGACCTCAATCACCTCCAGCCTCATTCAAATCTCAAAGGCCTGGCCCTTCATCACTTCAAGGGCTCTAATTTTCCTTCCTGGATGACAAGTGGTTTGCTTCAAAATTTGAGAACACTTACCTTAAGTCATTGCATTAAATGTACTACAATCTCTGTTGGTCAATTACCTCGCCTTAGAGAGCTCTGCATCAAAGGGATGCTGGAACTGGAAGAATGGCCAGAGGATCAATGTCCTACATTGAATAGACTACAAATCAGTACCTGCCCCAAGCTAAGGAAGGTACCAAACTTGATGCTAAATTTAACAGTTCTGAAGATAAAGAAGTGTGATTCACTCAAGGCTCTTCCAATGGCTCCTTATCTGATGTTTTTAATACTTACTGACAATCTTGTTCTGGAGGATTGGCATGAAGGTATGCTCACTGCCGTAGATGAGCAACGCAACCCAGTAGGCCAACCTAGGCCTTCTCTTATTGGTGTTTTGGAACTGAAACTGCAAAACTGCCCCGACATACAAGCACTTCCTCGGATATTTTTTCCACAGAAGCTGGAAATAAGAGGATGTGTACAAGTAACTGCCCTTCCGGTCTCGCAACGTCTTCAACATTTAGCTCTTGAAATGTGTTCTAGTGATGCACTCCTAAGAGAAATACCGAGCACCAACTCTCTCTACTCCCTGGTCATCTCGAAAATCTCAAACCTTACCTGCTTCCCCAAATTGCCACATCTTCCGGGGCTTAAGAGTCTGTATATCAGTGAATGCGAAGATCTGTCTTCATTGTCTGAAGAAGAAGGGTCGTTGAAAAGCTTGTCATCTCTCCAACTTCTCTCTATTCGAGGGTGTCCAAAGCTTGAAGCACTTCCTGATGTAGGGTTACCGACAGCACTTGAAGGTCTAATGATTGGCTCATGTTCCAGTCTAAGCTCTCTAGGTTCCAAACAGACCTTAAAGAGCCTTCACTCACTCACGGACATGTATTTAGAGGATTGTCCCTTAATTCAGTCCTTTCCCGAGGATGGACTACCTTCTTCTCTGAAACATTTGGAGATTCGTGGATGTCCCCTGCTAACAGAACAATGCCAAGAAGAGGGTGAAGAACGGCCAAAGATCAGTCATGTTACGGACCTGGAAATTGGTTCCATCTGA
- the LOC107943916 gene encoding protein RKD1, with protein sequence MAHQCSLNGCWFKSSEMIAKEEEEHYSSPFPPRLPLDSRWHSLMIFPIEQGFYDEVPLMSTFSTDPLYASLDIEQTSTPTQDGYDGNGFWDELGLLFEPCNKQPMLKDEDINGEGVMKKERVSSKRCKEDQRNIRAKLLSRKVISQYFYMPIIQAAKELNVGLTLLKKRCRELGIRRWPHRKLTSLRTLINNVQELEEGEERESKVREAIEVLERERKMLEEIPDMDLEDKTKRLRQACFKANYKKRKLVPPSIMNQSPSSTGAVGSRASDLDLITRANCRRGLSESFSSTITMI encoded by the exons ATGGCACATCAGTGCTCGCTTAATGGTTGTTGGTTCAAGTCTTCTGAAATGATcgccaaagaagaagaggaaCACTACTCATCTCCTTTCCCACCCCGTCTTCCTCTTGATTCAAGGTGGCATTCATTAATGATT TTTCCCATCGAACAAGGCTTTTACGATGAAGTTCCTTTGATGAGCACCTTCTCTACTGATCCTTTATATGCTTCGTTGGACATTGAACAAACTTCAACTCCAACTCAAG ATGGTTATGATGGGAATGGGTTTTGGGATGAACTGGGTTTGTTGTTTGAACCCTGCAACAAACAACCAATGCTTAAAGATGAAGATATAAATGGGGAAGGAGTGATGAAGAAAGAGAGGGTTTCAAGTAAAAGGTGCAAGGAAGATCAACGTaatattagggctaaattgcTGTCAAGGAAAGTCATCTCACAGTACTTTTATATGCCCATAATTCAAGCAGCAAAAGAGCTTAACGTGGGGCTGACACTGTTGAAAAAAAGGTGTAGGGAACTCGGAATCAGGAGGTGGCCTCACCGCAAGCTTACGAGCCTCCGAACCCTTATCAACAACGTTCAG GAGTTGGAGGAAGGAGAAGAAAGGGAAAGCAAAGTGAGGGAAGCAATAGAGGTATTGGAAAGGGAGAGGAAAATGTTGGAAGAGATACCGGACATGGATTTGGAAGACAAGACCAAAAGACTTAGGCAAGCCTGTTTCAAGGCTAATTACAAGAAGAGAAAGCTCGTGCCGCCGTCGATTATGAATCAGTCACCATCTTCCACCGGTGCTGTTGGTAGCCGAGCAAGTGATTTGGATTTAATTACTAGAGCTAATTGTCGCAGGGGTTTGTCAGAGTCTTTTTCATCAACCATCACCATGATCTAA
- the LOC107946519 gene encoding lectin, which produces MFKNKKKNKNEEAFLDHKTKKTWEDAKTGKKCFMLYARSLYVTWGGREYWIWNSFKDTSDENIEVAKLSHVCWLDVRGKLKISELSPATLYEVVYEVKLTKGASGWELPVKLRLSLPNGIVQERQVSLLQKPRGQWMELNVGSFHTPDNEDDETGEVCFDFYQHGGHWKSGLVVKGAILRPRKPEPSN; this is translated from the exons ATGTTTAAGAACAAGAAGAAGAACAAGAACGAGGAGGCCTTCCTGGATCACAAGACAAAG AAAACCTGGGAAGATGCAAAGACTGGTAAAAAATGCTTCATGTTGTACGCAAGGTCACTCTACGTGACATGGGGTGGCCGTGAGTACTGGATCTGGAACAGTTTTAAAGACACAAg TGATGAAAACATCGAAGTAGCGAAATTAAGCCATGTATGTTGGCTGGATGTGAGAGGGAAGTTGAAAATATCAGAGCTTTCCCCTGCAACTTTATACGAAGTTGTGTATGAAGTAAAGTTGACAAAAGGGGCATCTGGTTGGGAACTCCCAGTGAAGCTCAGACTATCCCTCCCTAATGGAATTGTCCAAGAAAGGCAAGTTAGCCTCTTGCAGAAGCCTAGAGGGCAATGGATGGAGCTCAATGTCGGCAGTTTTCATACACCAGATAATGAAGATGATGAAACTGGAGAAGTTTGCTTTGACTTCTATCAACATGGGGGCCATTGGAAAAGCGGACTTGTTGTGAAGGGTGCCATTTTAAGGCCTAGAAAACCTGAACCATCAAATTAA